A single window of Manduca sexta isolate Smith_Timp_Sample1 chromosome 15, JHU_Msex_v1.0, whole genome shotgun sequence DNA harbors:
- the LOC115452785 gene encoding uncharacterized protein C16orf52 homolog A: MDKLTVISATLFMAADVFAIVSLAMPDWIITEIGGDTRLGLMWSCITLYNRTQVCFTPDLQPEWLLALICIFIGCICITTTVILLASSHFDRNVIPYARWVGFAAMVVFCLAAVIFPMGFHVDEIGGQPYQLPNSHQVGISYILFVLSLWITVISELFAGKVCLPHF, from the exons atGGATAAACTAACTGTGATATCTGCGACTCTGTTTATGGCGGCCGATGTGTTTGCCATTGTAAGTTTAGCAATGCCAGACTGGATTATTACAGAAATTGGAG GTGACACTCGTCTTGGTTTAATGTGGTCATGCATTACATTATACAACCGGACACAAGTGTGCTTCACGCCTGACTTGCAACCCGAATGGCTGCTTGCCTTAATATGCATTTTCATTGGATGTATTTGCATAACAACTACTGTGATACTACTTGCATCCAGTCACTTTGATCGAAATGTTATACCCTATGCTCGCTGGGTAGGATTTGCAGCAA tggtTGTCTTCTGCCTGGCTGCTGTCATCTTTCCAATGGGTTTTCATGTTGATGAAATTGGAGGGCAACCATACCAATTGCCCAATAGCCATCAAGTTGGCATTTCCTACATATTATTTGTCCTCTCTTTGTGGATAACTGTTATATCAGAACTTTTCGCTGGCAAAGTCTGTCTGCCACATTTCTAA